Proteins encoded in a region of the Haloarcula sp. CBA1129 genome:
- a CDS encoding DICT sensory domain-containing protein, whose amino-acid sequence MSLTELIAGVEDHQKTLTVFNAGPAAAEDLRERFADRNVHVQSEQTESGRPGEFITLSEDEAVIAAASLNSFTESLNEGRRYITRDNSPYASILDHLDETMFTSWSIQRMTAASREIEDRAWRVGQGTLHAGFQTLSTLQGELDLYERLGETDVDVHAYAVPDVEPPEYSTFSLHLERSDEIADSWFVVFDGGGDPTQKCALLAEEREPREFYGFWTYDESTVDWIIDYLEETYGYLEQ is encoded by the coding sequence ATGTCGCTAACGGAACTCATCGCTGGCGTTGAGGATCATCAGAAGACACTGACTGTCTTCAACGCTGGGCCAGCAGCGGCCGAAGACCTGCGCGAGCGCTTCGCGGACCGCAACGTCCACGTACAGAGCGAGCAGACCGAGAGCGGGCGACCGGGCGAATTCATCACGCTGAGCGAGGATGAAGCGGTTATCGCGGCCGCGAGTCTCAATTCGTTCACCGAATCGCTCAACGAAGGTCGACGGTACATCACGCGGGACAACAGCCCGTACGCGTCCATTCTCGATCACCTCGACGAGACGATGTTCACCTCGTGGTCGATCCAGCGGATGACCGCCGCGTCCCGAGAAATCGAGGACCGCGCGTGGCGAGTGGGACAGGGAACACTACACGCCGGCTTCCAGACACTCTCGACTTTGCAGGGCGAACTCGATCTTTACGAACGGCTGGGCGAGACTGACGTGGATGTCCACGCCTATGCCGTCCCTGATGTCGAGCCTCCCGAGTACAGCACGTTCTCGTTGCATCTGGAGCGGTCGGACGAGATTGCTGACTCGTGGTTCGTCGTGTTCGATGGCGGCGGTGACCCGACCCAGAAATGTGCTCTATTAGCCGAGGAGCGCGAACCGCGCGAGTTCTACGGCTTCTGGACCTACGACGAGTCCACGGTCGACTGGATCATCGATTATCTGGAGGAGACATACGGCTATCTCGAACAGTGA